Proteins encoded by one window of Salvia splendens isolate huo1 chromosome 14, SspV2, whole genome shotgun sequence:
- the LOC121763973 gene encoding protein SOB FIVE-LIKE 5-like: MNTSTSDCTSGCESGWTTYLVHPSNSTDPYTHYTHYQGKGANAHDQEDEDEDDKDEEDLSMVSDASSGPPHFPPPPQQDKKQKSKPKETKLKKKKNKKQHSLCLDDTASSHFLQEEIKMPKKKMGFLKLSGSLLGRKRQ; this comes from the exons ATGAACACATCCACTTCTGATTGCACCAGCGGCTGCGAATCCGGGTGGACTACCTACTTGGTTCATCCCTCCAACTCGACAGATCcgtacacacactacacgcactaCCAAGGCAAAGGAGCCAACGCGCATgatcaagaagatgaagatgaagatgacaAAGATGAAGAAGACCTTTCAATGGTCTCGGATGCCTCATCGGGGCCTCCACATTTCCCGCCCCCGCCTCAGCAAGACaaaaaacagaaaagtaaaCCAAAAGAGacaaagttgaagaagaagaagaacaagaagcaaCATAGCTTGTGCCTTGATGATACTGCCAGCTCTCATTTCTTGCAG GAAGAGATCAAGatgccaaaaaagaaaatgggaTTCTTGAAATTATCAG GCAGTTTGCTGGGAAGAAAAAGGCAGTAA
- the LOC121766098 gene encoding LIM domain-containing protein WLIM1-like: MAFAGTTQKCMACEKTVYLVDKLTADNRIFHKACFRCHHCKGTLKLGNYNSFEGVLYCRPHFDQLFKRTGSLDKSFEGTPKVVKPEKPSDFEKPNAAKVSSMFAGTRDKCLACKNTVYPTEKVSVNGTSYHKSCFKCTHGGCTISPSNYIAHEGRLYCKHHHIQLIKEKGNLSQLEGENKNTSGVV, encoded by the exons ATGGCATTTGCAGGCACTACCCAGAAATGCATGGCTTGTGAGAAGACTGTATATCTTGTAGACAAGCTCACTGCAGACAACAGAATCTTCCACAAGGCTTGCTTTAGATGCCACCACTGCAAAGGCACTCTCAAG CTAGGGAACTACAACTCTTTTGAGGGAGTTCTCTACTGCAGGCCTCATTTTGATCAGCTCTTCAAGAGAACTGGCAGCCTCGACAAAAGCTTTGAAG GCACACCTAAAGTTGTGAAGCCGGAAAAGCCTTCGGATTTTGAG AAACCAAATGCTGCAAAAGTTTCAAGCATGTTTGCTGGGACAAGGGATAAATGCTTGGCCTGCAAGAACACCGTCTACCCCACTGAGAAG GTGTCGGTGAATGGGACGTCCTACCACAAGAGTTGCTTCAAGTGCACCCACGGGGGTTGCACGATTAGCCCCTCGAACTACATAGCTCACGAGGGGCGGCTCTACTGCAAGCACCACCACATCCAACTCATCAAAGAGAAGGGCAACTTGAGCCAGTTGGAAGGTGAGAACAAGAACACAAGTGGTGTAGTGTAG